TACCCTGCTGCGTACCCTTCACCACAATGCTCACGCCGGGCAGCGGAGCCCCTTTGGCATCGGAAACCTTACCTGATACTTTCCGGTCGGCAGGTTTTGGTTCTTCTGCCTGTGCCGGAGAGGGTGCGGTTTCTGCCGGCAGGTTTTGCAGCATGATTTGTCCGCCTACCAGCTTGTAAGTGATATTTAGGGGATTAAGGGTCAGGTCCAAAACTTCGGAAAGGCGCAGGTTCACTGCATTTACGGTTACCTTTCTGCTGGCACCAATGGTATTGGAACTATATACAAACCTTACCCTGGCCTGCTGCTCAATGCGCGACAGCACCTTACTGACCGGGGTATTCTCCATCCGGATCGTGACCGAACGGTCCAGAAGATCCTGCGAATGCCCGCTGTGCGAGTAGGCAAAGGTCATTGTCAAAAAAGCTAGAACAGACTGTAAGAAGCTGATCCTCATAATATGAATCAAGAGAGGATGGAGACGTATTCGGTTTTTCATTACTTTTACATGTTTTGTTTAGGACTGTGAAAAGGTTTAACAAAGCCCCACTCGCTCCCTTGACGTCTTCCAAATGCCGGGGAAAAGAGGGGAAATCTTGAAGAGTCGAATGTGCTGGTAACACGTTCGGCTCTTTTTTATATTAAAGAATCTGCTGCTTATTGAGTTGGCGCACATCCGTTTCCGCTGATCAGAATGCGGGTTCCACGTACTTCATAAGTTGCATTCACTGCGGCACATAGCAGGTCCAGTTTGGTAAATAAAGGTTCCTGCGTAATGTCGGCAGTGAAAAGGCATTCGCGCATAGCATCGTTACCGAGGATGATCTCTACCCCGAAAGATTTTTCCAGTTTTTCAATCACATCAATGAAATGAGTGTCCTGGAATACGAATGTGGCCGGCGCTGATCCTCCTTTCGCCGTACTGGCCACAGGCTGAGGGTTGGCTACCAGACCTGTTTCAAATGCATGCGTTTCGTGGGAGTACTTGACGCGCTGATTGGCCGTCAGGATCACACCATCTTTGACCTTACTGTTCAGGTCGGCTTCCCCATTCGTTTTTTTCGATACAGAAACTTTCCCCGTCACGACCGACACTTCAATGGCGCTGTTGTTATTGCTTCCTTCCACCCAGAAACTGGTTCCGAGCACCTTGGTCACCACCTCGCCGGTGTGGACTAGAAATGGCCTTCCCGTATCGTGGAATACATCGAAAAAAGCCCTTCCCGCCAGGTATACCTCTCTGTTCTTCCCTGCCAGGCCGGCACGGTAGGAGATTTTGGTTCCCGGAGACAATCGCAGCACCGAACTGTCGGGCAATGTGACGGTTTCGGGCTGCGTACTTTTATTAATGTAAGTGATCAGGTTGTCAGGCAGTGTCTTTTCAATAGTGGCGACAGGAAGAGTTTTTTTCAAAAGTACCTGATACCCGGCCAGTCCTATCCCTAAAACCAGCACAGCCGCCGCGGCCCATTTCCACAACGGAAATGAATAAGCAGGTACTTCGGCCCCGGTATCTTCATTGGCGAGGATCGAATGCCAGATCCGCTCTTCGATCGCCTTGTTCTCTTCCGCGCTACGTTCGGGCACTTCTTCGTCGAGCATTGCAAACCATTGCTCCACAAGCCGGCTTTCCTGGTCGGTGCAATTTCCGGCGCGGTAACGATCAAGTAATTGGTAGAAGTTTTTTTTGCTCATACGAAATGGATGGGAGCCTTTCTAGTAAGACTGAAAAGCAGCGCCCCACCGCAAATCGGATAATTTTTTCCTGGAAAGTTTATAAGTTAAAACTCATAAACGCCAAATTTTCTTTAAAATATGATATTTATAAAAATCAGAAGCATGGTGATGCTCTTACGCAGGCTTTCCCTCAATTTACGCAGCGCCTGGGTAATGTGGTACTCGACCGTGCGCGGGGGGAGGTGCAGTTTGTCGGCAATCTCGGATGCTGATTTTCCTTCAAAACGGTTGAGCAGAAAGATATCCCGGGTCTTTTCCGGAAGCTGGCTCATTGCTTCGCTGATCGCAGCTTCGAGTTCGTCCAGAAAAAGAGGGTAGTCCGGTGCGGTGGTGTCGGACGCGGAGTTGAGGTCGGAGAAGATCCGCTCTTTATAGTGGTCGATGATCCTGTTGCGGACCGAAACGAACAGATAGCTTCTCAGATTGGAAATGAGGAGCTGGTCCCGTTTTTCCCAAATATTCACAAAAAGCGCCTGCACGATTTCTTCCGCTACGTCCTTGTCGTGGGTTTTGGCAACAGCAAAATCGTACAGCTCACGCCAGTTCTCCCGGTAAACCGCCTCGAACTCTTTTCTGCTGATTGGAAAGGCAGAATCGGCAGGGTCAGCTTTTGGAATGTATTTTAACCGTTTCATTACCTATTTTAACACATCAATGCGGCTGCGGAACAAGCGCTGGGAAAACTGCATATTTTGCATTTCCATACAACCATAAAGCTTTGAAGTGATGAAATGCTACCGTTCGTTCACCATTTTATTCAAATTCCTTTGTTACCTGCTCGTTTTGCGCAGTCCGGTCGTCAGCGCGCAGCAGAGTGCAACCGGTGAAAAATCGCTTTACCTGCCTGGCAAAGTAATGCGTGTCCCCGATGGCAATGATTACCATAGCAATGAAAGCGAATTCAGTTACCAGCGCATGGTGCAGTCGCCCAATATCGCCATTTTCTGGCACAGGGAATTCGGTGCTGACCCTGCAAAAAATGCCGATTCAGCGAAAAGGTTTGATGTCAACGAGGCCCTGAAAGAGTGCGAGCGGTTTTATGGTTACTATGTTAACGAGCTTAAACTGGTGCAGAAAGGTAACTCGCTGACAGACAGATATAAAATGATTCTGTACGTGATCGGCGGGGACGAGCAGACTGCATTTGGCGGCGGTGTTGAAAATAAGATCGGTATACTGTGGACTCCGGCCGTAAGGATGTCAAAAGCACCTTACGGGGCGCTGGCGCATGAGCTTGGCCACGCATTTCAATATATGTCCCGGTCAGACAGCAAGGCAGGCCCGCGCGGACCGATTATGGAAATGTCGGCGCAATACATGTTATGGCAGGTTTATCCTGAATGGATGACATTTGAGAACTACCATTTAAAAAGTTACCTCAAAAAAACGCATTACGCATTCCTGCATCCGCAGAATATGTACCATTCGCCTTATGTGCTCGAATATTGGTCTGAAAAGCATGGAAAGACGTTTTTCGGGGAATTATGCCGGTCGACGCAGGAAGGGGAAGATCCGGTAATGACCTATAAAAGGCTGACAGGCGTGAGTCAGGAGAAATTCAATGACGAAATGTTTGAGGCAGCAGGCAGGTTTATGACCTGGGATTTGAAAAGGGTTGCAAAAGAGGCCGCCCGATATGCCAACCAGCATTCGACCAGGCTTAATCCTGCGAAGGGAGGCTGGTGGAAGGTGGATTCAGCAAATTGCCCGCAAAATTATGGCTACAACGGAATTGCATTGACTGTCCCGGCTTCGGTTAAAATGGTAACGCCTGAATTTGAGGGCATTGCGGGTGCGAAGGGGTATAGTGATTATAAATCCGGTCATGCAGGGTGGCGCTACGGCTTCGTAGCATTTCAAAAGGACGGTACCCGTGTTTACGGCAAAATGTCGCGCGAAGCGAAAGGGAAATTGAAGTTCAAAGTACCGGCCGATACCCAAAATTTGTGGCTGGTTGTGAGTGGCGCGCCTACCGAACACTGGGTAGTCCCGTTTGGCAGGCAAAAAACCGTCGCGCCGGAAGAACAGTGGCCGTACCAGATCCGATTGAGCGGGACTTCCATCGCCCAGACAGAATAGGGTATTGTGTGCATTCTGATTGCTGCAACAACTCAGCGTGCATTCGCTGCATCAATATTGATGATACTGCCGGCCAGCGCGTCGTCGACCGGAATGGTGCAGGCCGGTACGATCCGTCCGCGAATGTATACTTCGCAGGTCCCGCAGCTTCCCATGCCGGAACAAATCCCGAAGCCGGAAAGGTGCAGATAATCGGATAAAAGGCTCATCAATGAAAAGTACCGGCCTTTCGGAACCTGTACTTCATGCGATTGCTCCCGGTATATTACTGTAAAATTTATGAGGCCTGGTTCCATAAAATAGCCATTTTTTACCCTTTTTTGAGATCACCTTTCGTATTTTGCGGATCTTCACTCCAACGATCTCATGAAAAATCTGCGCAATATACTTTTCTATGTAATCACGCTGGCCGTTTTTTCCGGGGCAGTTTACTGGTTTATAACGGAAGGCCAAAAGCTGGAAAACCCTTCGGGCGCTGCCATTATACCGGCACAGACTACTTCCTCTCTGGAGCAGTTCCGCGGCACACTTTTGCATGATCTTACAAGTCCGCTGGCGATCCTTCTTTTACAGATCATCACGATTATCATAGTTGCCCGTGTGTTCGGGTGGTTTTGTAAAAAAATTGGTCAGCCTACTGTAATTGGCGAAACTGCTGCGGGGTTGTTTCTGGGCCCTTCACTTGTGGGCACGCTCTTTCCAGAGTTTTCAGCATTTCTTTTTCCAAAAGCCTCACTTAGTAACCTGCAATTTCTGAGCCAGATCGGGTTGATCCTTTTTATGTTCATCATCGGTATGGAGTTGGATCTCAAAGTGTTGAAAACCAAGGCAAAGGAGGCGATTGTGATCAGTCACGCCAGTATTGTTCTGCCTTTTGCCCTCGGCGTCGGGCTGGCGCTTTTGCTTTATCAGGAGTTTGCGCCGGAAGGGATCAGTTTTCTTTCTTTTTCTTTGTTTACAGGTATTGCGTTGAGTGTCACGGCATTCCCGGTACTTGCACGGATCGTTCAGGAGCGGGGGCTGTCGAAAACCAGATTGGGTATGATGGTCATTACCTGTGCCGCTACCGACGATATCACCGCCTGGTGTATCCTGGCGGCGGTAATCGCGATCGTGAAAGCGGGTTCTTTTGTAAGCTCCGTTTACACCATTTTGCTGGCTGTTGCGTACGTTTTGCTGATGTTGAATGTGGTCAAACCTTTCCTGAAAAGGCTGGGGGATCACTACGATTATAAGGAGGGGTTAAC
This Dyadobacter sp. UC 10 DNA region includes the following protein-coding sequences:
- a CDS encoding FecR family protein, which translates into the protein MSKKNFYQLLDRYRAGNCTDQESRLVEQWFAMLDEEVPERSAEENKAIEERIWHSILANEDTGAEVPAYSFPLWKWAAAAVLVLGIGLAGYQVLLKKTLPVATIEKTLPDNLITYINKSTQPETVTLPDSSVLRLSPGTKISYRAGLAGKNREVYLAGRAFFDVFHDTGRPFLVHTGEVVTKVLGTSFWVEGSNNNSAIEVSVVTGKVSVSKKTNGEADLNSKVKDGVILTANQRVKYSHETHAFETGLVANPQPVASTAKGGSAPATFVFQDTHFIDVIEKLEKSFGVEIILGNDAMRECLFTADITQEPLFTKLDLLCAAVNATYEVRGTRILISGNGCAPTQ
- a CDS encoding RNA polymerase sigma-70 factor yields the protein MKRLKYIPKADPADSAFPISRKEFEAVYRENWRELYDFAVAKTHDKDVAEEIVQALFVNIWEKRDQLLISNLRSYLFVSVRNRIIDHYKERIFSDLNSASDTTAPDYPLFLDELEAAISEAMSQLPEKTRDIFLLNRFEGKSASEIADKLHLPPRTVEYHITQALRKLRESLRKSITMLLIFINIIF
- a CDS encoding DUF6055 domain-containing protein; the encoded protein is MKCYRSFTILFKFLCYLLVLRSPVVSAQQSATGEKSLYLPGKVMRVPDGNDYHSNESEFSYQRMVQSPNIAIFWHREFGADPAKNADSAKRFDVNEALKECERFYGYYVNELKLVQKGNSLTDRYKMILYVIGGDEQTAFGGGVENKIGILWTPAVRMSKAPYGALAHELGHAFQYMSRSDSKAGPRGPIMEMSAQYMLWQVYPEWMTFENYHLKSYLKKTHYAFLHPQNMYHSPYVLEYWSEKHGKTFFGELCRSTQEGEDPVMTYKRLTGVSQEKFNDEMFEAAGRFMTWDLKRVAKEAARYANQHSTRLNPAKGGWWKVDSANCPQNYGYNGIALTVPASVKMVTPEFEGIAGAKGYSDYKSGHAGWRYGFVAFQKDGTRVYGKMSREAKGKLKFKVPADTQNLWLVVSGAPTEHWVVPFGRQKTVAPEEQWPYQIRLSGTSIAQTE
- a CDS encoding 2Fe-2S iron-sulfur cluster-binding family protein → MEPGLINFTVIYREQSHEVQVPKGRYFSLMSLLSDYLHLSGFGICSGMGSCGTCEVYIRGRIVPACTIPVDDALAGSIINIDAANAR